One Streptomyces sp. NBC_01217 genomic region harbors:
- a CDS encoding rhodanese-like domain-containing protein translates to MSDSRRCGGTGGTAAEPVGIDELLERVRAGFVRVGPQEAATAAADGALLVDIRYAELRERDGLIPGALVVERNELEWRLDPQGSHRAPEAVSHDLQVVVVCNEGYASSLAVASLRQLGLHRATDLIGGFQAWRAAGLPVEA, encoded by the coding sequence GTGAGCGACAGCCGTCGTTGTGGTGGTACGGGTGGTACGGCTGCGGAGCCGGTCGGGATCGACGAACTGCTGGAACGGGTCCGGGCCGGGTTCGTCCGGGTCGGTCCGCAGGAGGCGGCCACCGCCGCCGCGGACGGGGCACTGCTCGTGGACATCCGCTATGCGGAGCTACGGGAACGGGACGGGCTGATACCGGGGGCGCTGGTCGTCGAGCGCAATGAGCTGGAGTGGCGGCTCGACCCTCAGGGAAGTCATCGGGCTCCGGAGGCGGTGAGCCACGATCTCCAGGTCGTGGTGGTCTGCAACGAGGGCTATGCGTCGAGTCTCGCCGTGGCATCCCTGCGGCAGCTGGGGCTGCACCGGGCGACCGACCTGATCGGTGGTTTCCAGGCGTGGCGCGCGGCAGGGCTTCCGGTCGAGGCCTGA
- a CDS encoding cysteine dioxygenase translates to MSGSAIAAAGASVRASASASAADEAPAAGGGGGGASGPTAAELLDFVRRVAADAAVIASLPLDPEGRTWVPLEGPDGSEAWLIGWPPGTGTGWHDHADSIGAFTTAVGTLKELSLAARLPTDGWTTLELAEGIDRSRQLATGQGRAFGHHHVHEVLNESGTEHAVSVHAYYPPLPQIRRYSRTGAVLRLEQVERPEDWQ, encoded by the coding sequence GTGTCCGGCTCTGCTATCGCCGCTGCCGGTGCCTCTGTCCGTGCATCTGCTTCTGCTTCTGCCGCCGATGAGGCCCCCGCCGCCGGTGGTGGTGGTGGTGGTGCTTCCGGTCCGACGGCCGCGGAACTGCTCGACTTCGTCCGCCGTGTCGCCGCCGACGCCGCAGTCATCGCCTCGCTCCCGCTCGATCCCGAGGGCCGCACCTGGGTGCCGCTCGAAGGTCCCGATGGCAGCGAGGCCTGGCTGATCGGCTGGCCGCCGGGCACCGGCACCGGCTGGCACGACCACGCCGACTCTATCGGCGCCTTCACCACGGCGGTCGGCACCCTCAAGGAGCTGTCGCTCGCCGCCCGGCTGCCCACCGACGGCTGGACGACCCTCGAACTCGCCGAGGGCATCGACCGTTCCCGGCAGTTGGCCACCGGCCAGGGCAGGGCCTTCGGCCACCACCACGTCCACGAGGTACTGAACGAGTCCGGCACGGAGCACGCCGTCTCCGTCCATGCGTACTACCCGCCGCTGCCGCAGATCCGGCGCTACAGCCGTACCGGTGCGGTGCTCCGTCTTGAGCAGGTCGAACGGCCGGAGGACTGGCAGTGA
- a CDS encoding putative leader peptide: protein MTDTDVRLWRRVHMDLLRYAGCVCRPSC from the coding sequence GTGACCGACACCGATGTGCGCCTGTGGCGGAGGGTCCATATGGACCTCCTCCGCTATGCGGGCTGCGTGTGTCGCCCGTCCTGCTGA
- a CDS encoding FAD-dependent monooxygenase gives MDPVIVVGAGPVGLVLSLALAAQGVPSVLLHEDPAKAETRPARTVVLREDTAALVERLGCKALRHKSIRWSGWRSMRRRQLVRELPLGEASRDGDPLPAPVHLPQHVLTSGLRDAVAAQELVQVAPYSRIDRLEQDPAGVTVHTREPNATWWRGSYLVGCDGARSTVRKLLDIRFPGRTAVERHAVAALRTELPWPGQAVLHRLPPWRTGGAEVTARPLPDGAWRLDWLLPARSELVTPDALITRIRDTLAGWCGETPPYELLDTGVYTLHHRLALRWRVDRAFLAGDAAHLLGALGTQGLDEGLRDAENLAWKLALAWHQGASDVLLDSYQAERRTAVAARLRAADQSLPILRGGGGLRTLVPGSARGHDSLLTDGHLGSGPLGAPPAYSHSPLAPPRAEAHTFVGTPPGAPVSDVRVTAPDGTTVRLRERLGQGHLLVVLVAPGTGVWDRRHWMTAGVMPRLVAAVDALPVKGELLVTESYPGASAHTVLLIRPDGHLVASFGGVRPRELYAAADAARGGAARSSVRAERSDQTADIN, from the coding sequence GTGGACCCGGTGATCGTCGTCGGCGCCGGGCCCGTCGGTCTGGTGCTGTCGCTCGCTCTCGCCGCCCAGGGCGTCCCCTCCGTCCTTCTCCACGAGGATCCGGCCAAGGCCGAGACACGTCCCGCCCGTACGGTGGTGCTGCGCGAGGACACCGCGGCCCTGGTGGAGCGGCTCGGCTGCAAAGCGCTCAGGCACAAGAGCATCCGGTGGTCCGGCTGGCGGTCCATGCGGCGCAGGCAGCTGGTGCGTGAGCTGCCGCTCGGTGAGGCTTCCCGCGACGGCGATCCGCTGCCCGCTCCCGTCCATCTGCCGCAGCACGTCCTGACGAGCGGACTGCGGGACGCGGTGGCCGCACAGGAGCTGGTGCAGGTCGCCCCGTACAGCCGGATCGACAGGCTGGAGCAGGACCCTGCCGGGGTCACGGTGCACACCAGGGAGCCGAACGCGACCTGGTGGCGCGGGAGTTATCTGGTGGGCTGCGACGGCGCCAGGTCCACCGTACGCAAGCTCCTCGACATCCGTTTCCCCGGGCGTACGGCGGTGGAGCGGCATGCCGTCGCCGCGCTGCGCACCGAGCTGCCCTGGCCCGGGCAGGCCGTGCTGCACCGGCTGCCGCCATGGCGCACCGGCGGCGCCGAGGTCACCGCACGGCCGCTGCCGGACGGCGCCTGGCGGCTGGACTGGCTGCTGCCGGCGCGTAGCGAGCTCGTCACCCCGGACGCCCTGATCACCCGGATCCGGGACACCCTGGCGGGCTGGTGCGGCGAGACACCGCCGTACGAGCTGCTGGACACGGGCGTCTACACGCTGCACCACCGGCTCGCCCTGCGCTGGCGGGTCGACCGGGCGTTTCTGGCCGGGGACGCCGCCCATCTGCTGGGCGCACTCGGTACACAGGGGCTCGACGAGGGACTGCGGGACGCCGAGAACCTGGCCTGGAAGCTGGCCCTGGCCTGGCATCAAGGCGCCTCCGACGTACTGCTCGACAGCTATCAGGCGGAACGCCGGACCGCGGTCGCCGCACGGCTGCGCGCCGCAGACCAGTCGCTGCCGATACTGCGTGGCGGCGGCGGTCTGCGGACCCTGGTCCCGGGGAGCGCACGGGGGCACGACTCGCTGCTCACCGACGGACATCTGGGATCGGGCCCCCTCGGTGCGCCCCCCGCGTACTCGCACTCGCCCCTTGCGCCCCCACGCGCCGAGGCGCACACATTCGTGGGTACGCCCCCGGGTGCGCCGGTCAGTGATGTACGGGTGACGGCGCCCGACGGCACGACCGTGCGGCTGCGCGAGCGGCTGGGGCAGGGGCATCTGCTGGTGGTCCTGGTGGCGCCGGGGACCGGGGTGTGGGACAGGCGGCACTGGATGACCGCGGGCGTCATGCCCCGCCTCGTCGCGGCTGTCGACGCACTGCCGGTGAAGGGCGAGCTGCTGGTGACCGAGAGCTATCCGGGGGCATCGGCGCACACCGTGCTGCTGATCAGGCCGGACGGTCACCTGGTGGCGTCGTTCGGCGGGGTACGGCCCCGGGAGCTCTACGCGGCGGCGGACGCGGCACGCGGCGGCGCGGCACGCAGCTCCGTGCGTGCCGAGCGTTCCGACCAGACGGCGGACATCAATTGA
- a CDS encoding amino acid ABC transporter permease has translation MTSVLYDAQGPRAKQRNILYTVLFVLCAAVVVWWVYDGLAEKHQLDWIKWKPFFTSSQPWETYIWPGLQNTLKAAFFALIIALPLGALFGIGRLSDHRWMRMPAGAVVEFFRAIPVLILMIVANAVYSEYTNISADVRPLYAVVTGLVLYNASVLAEIVRAGINSLPQGQTDAAKAIGMRKGQTMVFVLLPQAVTAMLPAIVSQLVVIVKDTALGGAVMTFPELLASVRPMSANYGANTIACFTVVAVIFVAVNFALTSFASWLERWLRRTKKGTGAAAGAGPGGGQETIGAPALVVDDGRAA, from the coding sequence ATGACTTCCGTTCTCTACGACGCCCAGGGGCCGCGCGCCAAGCAGCGAAACATCCTGTACACGGTGCTGTTCGTCCTGTGCGCGGCAGTCGTGGTGTGGTGGGTGTACGACGGCCTCGCCGAGAAGCACCAGCTCGACTGGATCAAGTGGAAGCCCTTCTTCACCAGCTCCCAGCCGTGGGAGACGTACATCTGGCCGGGCCTCCAGAACACGCTCAAGGCAGCATTCTTCGCGCTGATCATCGCGCTGCCGCTCGGCGCCCTGTTCGGGATCGGCAGGCTCTCGGACCACCGGTGGATGCGGATGCCGGCCGGGGCCGTCGTGGAGTTCTTCCGCGCCATCCCGGTGCTGATCCTGATGATCGTCGCGAACGCGGTGTACTCCGAGTACACCAACATCAGCGCCGACGTACGTCCGCTGTATGCCGTGGTCACCGGCCTGGTCCTCTACAACGCCTCGGTACTCGCCGAGATCGTGCGGGCCGGCATCAACTCCCTTCCGCAGGGCCAGACCGATGCGGCCAAGGCGATCGGTATGCGCAAGGGCCAGACCATGGTGTTCGTGCTGCTTCCGCAGGCGGTGACCGCCATGCTGCCCGCGATCGTCAGCCAGCTCGTCGTGATCGTGAAGGACACCGCGCTCGGTGGTGCGGTGATGACCTTCCCCGAACTGCTGGCCTCGGTCCGCCCGATGAGCGCGAACTACGGCGCGAACACCATCGCGTGCTTCACCGTCGTCGCCGTGATCTTCGTCGCCGTGAACTTCGCGCTCACGTCTTTCGCGAGCTGGCTGGAACGGTGGCTCCGGCGCACGAAGAAGGGCACCGGTGCAGCGGCCGGTGCCGGGCCCGGGGGCGGTCAGGAGACCATCGGTGCTCCGGCGCTCGTCGTCGATGACGGGCGCGCCGCCTGA
- a CDS encoding amino acid ABC transporter permease, producing the protein MFDFLEGYDLLGAFWVTVQLTVYSALGSLIWGTLLAGMKVSPVPLMRGFATTYVNVVRNIPLTVVIVFSSLGLYQTLSISLGASASKDINFRLAVLALIAYTSAFVCEALRSGINTVPVGQAEAARALGLSFSQVLRLVVLPQAFRAVVNPLSNVLIALTKNTTVASAIGVAEASYLMKGMIEAEAQLIPISAVFAFGFIVLTLPTGLILGWVSKKVAVKR; encoded by the coding sequence GTGTTCGACTTTCTTGAAGGTTACGACCTGTTGGGGGCCTTCTGGGTGACGGTGCAGCTCACCGTCTACTCCGCCCTCGGCTCCCTCATATGGGGAACGCTGCTGGCCGGCATGAAGGTCAGCCCGGTCCCCCTGATGCGTGGCTTCGCCACCACCTATGTGAACGTGGTCCGGAACATTCCACTGACCGTGGTCATCGTGTTCTCGTCGCTGGGTCTCTACCAGACCCTGAGCATCAGCCTCGGTGCCAGTGCTTCCAAGGACATCAATTTCCGGCTCGCGGTGCTCGCCCTCATCGCCTACACGTCCGCCTTCGTGTGCGAGGCCCTGCGCTCCGGCATCAACACCGTCCCGGTCGGCCAGGCCGAGGCGGCACGTGCCCTCGGACTGAGCTTCTCCCAGGTGCTGCGGTTGGTCGTCCTCCCGCAGGCGTTCCGCGCGGTCGTCAACCCGCTGTCCAATGTGCTGATCGCGTTGACGAAGAACACCACGGTCGCCTCCGCGATCGGGGTCGCCGAGGCCTCGTACCTGATGAAGGGCATGATCGAGGCCGAGGCCCAGCTGATCCCGATCTCCGCCGTCTTCGCGTTCGGCTTCATCGTCCTGACCCTCCCGACCGGCCTGATTCTCGGCTGGGTGAGCAAGAAGGTGGCGGTGAAGCGATGA
- a CDS encoding glutamate ABC transporter substrate-binding protein — translation MQLRKVTAASAAVLALALTATACGSDDKDGGSDGSGGGKKITIGIKIDQPGIGLKTPDGKYTGFDVDVATYVAKELGYDAKDITFKETKSADRETAIERGDVKFIAASYSINDERLQKVDFAGPYLLAHQDILVRADDDSIKSPADLNSKKLCSVTGSTSAKNVKDKLAPKADLQEFGGYSECLTGLENKVVDALTTDDSILAGFASQQNFQGKFKLAGFKMSNENYGIGLKKGDADLKKKIDDALTKMVSDGSWEKAVTANFGPANYKNEPAPKIGNIVK, via the coding sequence ATGCAGCTTCGTAAGGTCACCGCCGCCTCGGCCGCCGTGCTCGCCCTCGCCCTGACCGCCACCGCCTGTGGTTCCGACGACAAGGACGGCGGCTCGGACGGTTCGGGCGGCGGCAAGAAGATCACCATCGGCATCAAGATCGACCAGCCCGGCATCGGTCTGAAGACCCCGGACGGCAAGTACACCGGCTTCGACGTCGATGTCGCCACGTACGTCGCCAAGGAACTCGGCTACGACGCCAAGGACATCACCTTCAAGGAGACCAAGAGCGCCGACCGCGAGACGGCGATCGAGCGCGGTGACGTGAAGTTCATCGCCGCCTCCTACTCGATCAACGACGAGCGGCTGCAGAAGGTCGACTTCGCGGGCCCGTACCTGCTGGCGCACCAGGACATCCTGGTCCGTGCCGATGACGACTCGATCAAGTCCCCGGCCGACCTGAACAGCAAGAAGCTGTGCTCGGTCACCGGCTCCACCTCGGCGAAGAACGTCAAGGACAAGCTGGCGCCCAAGGCCGACCTCCAGGAGTTCGGCGGTTACTCGGAGTGCCTGACCGGTCTGGAGAACAAGGTTGTCGACGCGCTGACCACCGACGACAGCATCCTGGCCGGTTTCGCCTCGCAGCAGAACTTCCAGGGCAAGTTCAAGCTGGCCGGCTTCAAGATGAGCAATGAGAACTACGGCATCGGTCTGAAGAAGGGCGACGCCGACCTCAAGAAGAAGATCGACGACGCGCTCACCAAGATGGTCTCGGACGGTTCCTGGGAAAAGGCCGTGACGGCCAACTTCGGTCCGGCGAACTACAAGAACGAGCCCGCCCCGAAGATCGGCAACATCGTCAAGTGA
- a CDS encoding amino acid ABC transporter ATP-binding protein has product MSGVSVTKGAEDAAPAADDLVVLSNVNKHFGALHVLQDIDLTIARGEVVVVIGPSGSGKSTLCRTINRLETIDSGAISIDGKPLPAEGRELARLRADVGMVFQSFNLFAHKTVLENVMLGQLKVRRTDKKAAEDKARSLLDRVGVATQADKYPAQLSGGQQQRVAIARALAMDPKVILFDEPTSALDPEMINEVLEVMQQLARDGMTMVVVTHEMGFARSAANRVVFMADGKIVEEATPDQFFSNPRSDRAKDFLSKILHH; this is encoded by the coding sequence ATGAGCGGAGTTTCAGTGACCAAGGGCGCCGAGGACGCCGCACCTGCGGCGGACGACCTTGTCGTCCTGAGCAACGTCAACAAGCACTTCGGCGCGCTGCATGTGCTCCAGGACATCGACCTGACGATCGCCCGTGGCGAGGTCGTGGTCGTCATCGGGCCCTCCGGGTCCGGGAAGTCCACGCTGTGCCGCACGATCAACCGCTTGGAGACGATCGACTCGGGCGCCATATCGATCGACGGCAAGCCGCTGCCCGCGGAGGGCAGGGAGCTGGCCAGGCTGCGTGCCGACGTCGGCATGGTCTTCCAGTCGTTCAATCTCTTCGCGCACAAGACGGTGCTCGAGAACGTGATGCTGGGCCAGCTCAAGGTCCGCAGGACGGACAAGAAGGCGGCCGAGGACAAGGCACGTTCACTGCTGGACCGGGTGGGCGTGGCGACGCAGGCCGACAAGTACCCCGCCCAGCTCTCCGGCGGCCAGCAGCAACGCGTGGCGATCGCACGGGCGTTGGCGATGGACCCCAAGGTCATCCTCTTCGACGAGCCGACGTCCGCGCTCGACCCGGAGATGATCAACGAGGTGCTGGAGGTCATGCAGCAGCTCGCCAGGGACGGCATGACGATGGTCGTCGTCACCCATGAGATGGGTTTCGCGCGCTCTGCGGCGAACCGGGTCGTCTTCATGGCGGACGGAAAGATCGTCGAAGAGGCCACGCCCGACCAGTTCTTCAGCAATCCGCGCAGTGACCGGGCCAAGGACTTCCTGTCGAAGATCCTTCACCACTGA
- a CDS encoding response regulator transcription factor: MRLLLVEDDNHVAAALSAILARHGFQVVHARSGEEALQALLPADTEPFGVVLLDLGLPDQDGYEVCGKIRKRTSTPVIMVTARADVRSRIHGLNLGADDYVVKPYDTGELLARIHAVSRRKSAGEDTVPTPVAALRLGHVHIELPTRRVSVDGVEVQLTRKEFDLLALLAQRPGVVFRREQIISEVWRTSWEGTGRTLEVHVASLRSKLRLPALIETVRGVGYRLVAPSA, from the coding sequence ATGAGACTGCTGCTCGTCGAGGACGACAACCACGTCGCGGCCGCCCTCTCCGCGATCCTCGCCCGGCACGGCTTCCAGGTCGTGCACGCGCGCAGCGGCGAGGAGGCGCTGCAGGCGCTGCTGCCCGCGGACACGGAGCCCTTCGGCGTCGTGCTCCTCGACCTCGGCCTGCCCGACCAGGACGGCTACGAGGTGTGCGGGAAGATCCGCAAGCGCACCTCCACCCCGGTGATCATGGTGACCGCGCGCGCCGACGTCCGGTCGCGGATCCACGGCCTCAACCTCGGGGCCGACGACTACGTGGTCAAGCCGTACGACACCGGCGAGCTCCTCGCCCGTATCCATGCCGTCAGCCGGCGCAAATCGGCCGGCGAGGACACCGTTCCCACTCCTGTCGCCGCGTTGCGCCTCGGGCACGTCCACATCGAGCTCCCGACCCGCCGGGTCAGCGTCGACGGTGTCGAAGTCCAGCTCACCCGCAAGGAGTTCGACCTGCTCGCGCTGCTCGCCCAGCGCCCCGGCGTGGTCTTCCGCCGGGAGCAGATCATCAGCGAGGTGTGGCGCACGAGCTGGGAGGGAACGGGGCGCACGCTCGAAGTGCACGTGGCCTCCCTGCGTTCCAAACTGCGGCTGCCGGCACTGATCGAGACCGTGCGCGGGGTCGGCTACCGCCTCGTCGCCCCGTCTGCGTAG
- a CDS encoding sensor histidine kinase — MRTRLLPLLIVLMASVLLALGFPLAMSVAAAQQQRVVIDRIDDTARFAALAQFIAERTPGYDERRRILRNELDTYASVYGIRAGVFYRDDSAMAKAPATWQLPFEGEGRKAFKEALLGRRSHDPPQVWPWERGRVVVASPVVRDGDVVAVVVIDSPTSEMRARTLRGWLLIAAGEVVAMLVAVGAAIRLAGWVLLPVRTLDAATHDIASGRMRSRVVASGGPPELRRLARSFNEMADNVEDVLEQQRAFVADASHQLRNPLAALLLRIELLALELPEGSEEIASVRTEGKRLGQVLDDLLDLALAEHAAADLQLTDIGALTAERVASWRPVAEEKGVRLRTDGSSAVTAWADPIALSSALDAVIDNALKFTPADEEVLVTVASGRDDVTVVVADRGPGLTAKEMERVGDRFWRSARHQNVQGSGLGLSICQALLAAGGGSIGYAAHEPRGLRVTVSVPRRGPQG; from the coding sequence GTGCGCACCCGGCTGCTTCCGCTGCTCATAGTCCTCATGGCGAGCGTGCTGCTCGCCCTCGGCTTCCCGCTGGCCATGAGCGTGGCCGCCGCCCAGCAGCAACGCGTCGTCATCGACCGCATCGACGACACCGCACGCTTCGCCGCGCTAGCCCAGTTCATCGCCGAGCGGACCCCCGGATACGACGAGCGCCGCCGCATCCTGCGCAATGAACTCGACACCTACGCATCGGTGTACGGCATCCGCGCCGGTGTCTTCTACCGCGACGACAGTGCCATGGCCAAGGCCCCGGCCACCTGGCAGCTCCCCTTCGAGGGCGAGGGGAGAAAGGCCTTCAAGGAGGCGCTCCTGGGACGTCGCAGCCACGACCCGCCGCAGGTGTGGCCCTGGGAGCGCGGCAGGGTCGTCGTCGCCTCACCCGTCGTACGCGACGGTGATGTCGTCGCCGTCGTGGTCATCGACTCGCCCACCTCCGAGATGCGCGCACGCACGCTGCGCGGCTGGCTGCTCATCGCGGCCGGCGAAGTGGTCGCGATGCTGGTGGCGGTCGGTGCCGCGATCCGGCTCGCCGGCTGGGTGCTGCTGCCCGTACGGACCCTGGACGCGGCCACCCACGACATCGCCAGTGGCCGGATGCGATCGCGTGTCGTGGCCTCCGGAGGACCGCCGGAACTCAGGCGCCTGGCCCGTTCGTTCAACGAGATGGCCGACAACGTCGAGGACGTGCTGGAGCAGCAGCGCGCCTTCGTCGCCGACGCCTCGCACCAGCTGCGCAACCCCCTCGCCGCGCTGCTGCTGCGGATCGAGCTCCTCGCGCTCGAACTCCCCGAGGGCAGCGAGGAGATCGCCTCCGTGCGCACGGAGGGCAAGCGCCTGGGGCAGGTGCTGGACGACCTGCTCGACCTGGCGCTGGCCGAACACGCCGCGGCCGATCTGCAGCTCACGGACATCGGCGCGCTCACCGCCGAACGAGTGGCCTCCTGGCGGCCGGTCGCCGAGGAGAAGGGAGTACGGCTCAGGACGGACGGCTCGTCGGCCGTGACCGCCTGGGCGGACCCCATCGCCCTGTCGAGCGCCCTCGACGCCGTCATCGACAACGCCCTGAAGTTCACCCCGGCCGACGAAGAGGTCCTCGTCACGGTCGCCTCCGGCCGCGACGACGTCACGGTCGTCGTCGCCGACCGCGGACCGGGCCTCACCGCGAAGGAGATGGAGCGCGTCGGCGACCGCTTCTGGCGCAGTGCCCGGCATCAGAACGTACAGGGTTCCGGTCTCGGCCTCTCCATCTGCCAGGCCCTCCTGGCCGCGGGCGGCGGCTCCATCGGCTATGCCGCCCATGAGCCGCGCGGGCTGCGGGTGACGGTGTCGGTGCCGCGCCGGGGCCCGCAGGGCTGA